The nucleotide sequence TGCAAGAGATAAATGAATGAAGAGATGAATATTTGATTCGGAAACATAGCTGAAGCGAAGTGAAGGAATAGACTTCATAATCCAAGCCACGGTGGCATCAGAAACTTCGTTGGTCTGACTTAATGTGCTTTAGTTGGGTATTTACCAGAAGGGGTAGCTATGGATTTTGAAACACTTATCTATGGCATGGTCTAGAAGTAGAACAACACATTGAGTGCTAACTAGGCAAACCTTCTTTGCTAACTTTTGATTGGAATTTTCACCATCAAAAGTTGAAAATATGGCAGCAAAAGCCAGTTAATTCTCAGTACAATAGGAAGAGCAGATTCAACCAGTCATTGTTTTTTATTGAACTAATAGAATTCCATTGATCAGGGGAATATGATCGATCAACAGTAACTGCCAACTAACATAGGCAATAGAATCATTCAAACCCATTAACGGCTTCATTTCGACACCTGAAAAAGCAAGAGAACCTAAAATATTGCTTAGGCGCATGTCAGCGCGTTGGATCTCTAATGACGACAGAGTTCTGGCGATCGACAGATCGGCTTTATGTTGATGGCTAAGGCTTCAAATTCGGGACTTTCTGACTTgagattttatttaaaaatcaagCCCGCAGGATATGAGCCTGGGTCTAGCGCATTCTTAAACAACTAGCTTTAAAAGTGAGGGGTTCCTCTCTTTTGTAAACTATGTTCATGCCTTATTTCGTTTCAACATGAGACATGCATTTTCCCAATACACCGCTCATGCCCGGGCAATtattgggcttggtgcgtgaaaATTTTGGTGATGGTCCGAATGAATATACTCGGATACCAACTAGAAAATTGAAGCTAAGCAATTAGAAAACTTAAGAGCGAACCTGGATTCCGGCATCACAGTCCAGTTCCAATATTGGTCAGTATCACCCCAAGTAATGGCAAGAGATCTAGCAGAAAGCATATAACACTTCTTTCCACTCTTTCTCTCCAATTGAAAACTCTACATTTCATAAATACAATACTAATTATTATTCTTAACTAAACAGCATGTATACACCATCCAAAACAGACCAATTCAATAATATTCGAGAAATTGGCAGTTAGGAAGAAAAATACCTTTTTACCATTGTCGATGATGATAGGGCGATCAGATAGAGCAATATAGAGATCTTTTTTGGTAGGAATGTTGGACAGGGAAGGAAACTGTGAGATGATAGATGAGATATCAGAAGGGAGAAAGCGATTCCATACAGCGTCGGAATCGGACGCAGAAAGAAAATTCTTGGAAATGAAGGAGAGTCTGCAGGCGTCGACTGGAGTTGTACTGGAGAGTACAGCCGCGATGCACCCTTCCGGTAATTCTTCAAAGGCTGTCATTTTTTGCTCCTCGCTTACGAAGAATAGAGGTGGCActtggatttttatttattttttcgatAAATAAACACCTagtcataaataaataaaagactaTATAGTcaactaaaattaaattatcctttcaaaccaaactaaaattaaattatgtaaagCCAATGGACTTTTTTTGTTAGGAGTAAATTACACTCAAACACCACATAAATGCTTAAATTAAGTAGTTATCTTTTCTTAACTTATATTCGACCTAAGAACCGATTAATCAATGTTTCAATCTTACATCCATTTAAAGTAATATCATAGCTCAGTATGGGTCATCCTTGAAGAATCCAAGCCAACATCACTaaacaaactcaaataaattacatttgattttccttttatgttaaacttcttttaaaattatacaTCTCTTATGATCTCTCATTTGGTTCGCTCATCacaaagttttaattttaatatatataactaTGATTTAATAAATACAAGTAGTGAGTATGGTGATTATGTTAAATCCCCTTTTATTTTGGTCGTTAAGCAAATGACTACAATAATACTATTTTGTTTAAACGGAAAAGCTTAACGGTGAGAAGGAATAGGTGACGAATTGCAACAAATGAACAACTATCGTTGgatttcattttgtttatagTCAGATActactttttattaatttagaaatataatagcAGCGCTCCCCACGTTTATCGTATCCAGTTGCACATATATTTTTCGCACCGCATAGCAACACTCTTATGTtaaattcacttttaatttgGTCGTTAAGCAAATTTCAAAGCCAATGACTACAATAAATACCATTTTGATTTGTCTATcacaaacattttaaatttttaaaataaaatataaaaattacaataatataaatCTAAAAATTACAATAGTGATTACGTTAAGTCCACGTTAATCGGTCATTACCCAAAATTCAGAACGTAATTCATATCATCGAAAAGTCCTAATTAAATACCACAAAActtatttacattttaaaacaGTCTTAAATACCACAAGGATATTTTTATCATCGAAAAATGTTTTTCTTGAAATCTTGattcaacacacacacacacactcatcGAGGGGATTGTGACACCTCGGGTTTGGCTATGCGTCTCCTCATACATAACATGATCCGTTGACAAGGTCCTTAGTGTGTAGCTCTACAGCGAATGTGCTTCATCTCTCATCCCCTTTGTGGTTAATGACGCTAAAAATATTGAACATGATTTTATGCATCATTGCTCAGTCCAACCTAACTTTGAATTAGCATGAGATCTTCACAAACCACATACTTAGTTATTGAGCTCGAGAAAGAATAAACTTTCCTTTGCTCGACTATCTTAGTCTTCGACTCACTTTCCATAGACTGGGCCGACtaaaaaatagcaaatatttattgagaaaaattaatttataaaattgtaAGAAATAAATTAGTGCAATTTAGAATtcacaatttatatttttgataaaagaTAATTTCTATATTTGATAAAAGAAGCATTTCCATAAATTAGAGTGGCTGTTGGGGCCAACGATCCAACTCATCTACGTGAGTGAAAACCTTAAACCAAACTGATTTTAGGCGAAAATGGTGAAACCTTCAAATCCGTTGGGTGAGTGGTTGGTGTTATCGTTGCGTTCCTTGATTCCTCTCgtcatcttcttcatttctctCCGCTTCAGGTTAACTCCTTCCCCTGCCCGTCTCTTACTCATTCAATCATTTGTGAGTCAGATTCTTTTTTTGCTAAGAAATTTCAACAAACCACTTAACAAAGTAGAACTCTGATAACCCATTTTCTTCGTTATTTAcatgtttcaaaatatatatagctCATTTTACTCACAAAAACTTATACCCTAAATACACTATCACCTGCAATGTTTGTTAAACCCTAAACCCTGAATCAATAAACTTAACTCATGTTTTTTCTGACATTGTTTCTGATGCGTTTTATGGCCTAGTTAGGATCTCCACACCGTGTCCGTGTCTGACACCTATGATTACATTCAAATAACTCATTTACTCAAATTATTACCAGTGTCATGCCAGGTGTTTGTGTTAATGCTTCATATAGTTTTGTTGTCAGAttctgatttaaaaaaattagagtgttcTTGACATGGTCAGGATTGTTTGTTGCACTGTCTGGTGGTGAAACTGTGTTTGGAAGACCATTTTGTGCTGAGTATACGTTGGAGAAGGAAGGGTTTGGTGATTTGTTGTTAACAGTAGtacatcctcttcatcttcagcTTTTATCTGAGAATGATTGTAATAATGTTACTGTTTTGAATGATTTTAAGTATAAAAGCATTGATAGTGAACTTGTTGGTGTTGTTGGTTGTGATCCATGGCTTTTGAAAACCAATTCTGTTTTTGTAACTTGGCACTTTATAAATGGTGTTAAAGAAGAATTACATTATGAAATTGTTTCGGTTCCTTTGAATGATGTTGAGGGACTAAATTCATCTGCGATAACAAGGACTTCATcttatttttatggaaaattgaTTGCAAGGTTGGCTTTGATAGCTGAAGAGGTTTGTTTCCTTGATGTGATTCCAAAAGTTAAGAAGTATTTGAAAGAGATCATTGAGCCTTGGCTTGATGGAGCTATCAAAGAAAATGGATTTCTATATGATCAGGAATGGAGAGTAGTTGTTACAAAACAAGGATGTTCTGATTCTAGTTATGATTTTGGATCTGAATTTTATACTTCTCGACTATATCATTTGAGATATTTCCTTGATGGTATTGTTATTCTTGTAAACATTGATCCATGTTGGGGTAAGAAGTATAAATGTCGGGCTTATTCACTTATGCAAGAGTTTATGAACTTGAGCACATGTTCGAACCCGAATTATACACATTTAAGGTGTTTCGATCTATATAAGTTTCACTCTTGGGCTGGAGGgttaaaagaatttgaaaaggGAAGATATCAGAAGGGAACTAGTGAAGCTGTTATTGCATACTATTCTGCTCGCTTGATAGGTTTAGAATATGGTGATGCCAATGTTGTTACTACTGGACCAACCTTAACAGCTTTGTTAAGTATAAGAGCTCAAATGTGGTGGCATGTAAGAGAAGCAATGAATATGCGTGAGGAAAATTTTAGACCAGGGTTTTGGTGCTAGACACAATGTATGGTTGACATTCAAGTTTCTATTTCAAAAGTgttgttttatgatgttgaatatgTGAAGGAACTTGCTGGGTTGGGATTGCTTGGTTTGGGGAAGGCTGAGAAGAGTTTGTGCATGCTTTGTAGAGAATTTGTGATAAGGAAGGTGCTTTGGAGAAGATAAGATAGTTAAGTGGTTTTGATGATGGAAATTCGTTGAGTAATCTATCGTGGAGGATTCATAGtagctttttttttctctcattttattCAGTTGAATCCTCTTATAATTTTCTGTACCAGCAAATTAATTTACTGCTACAGACTCAAACATGAAGGCAGCGATTGTGGCAAATTTTGCCTGGAATTTATTGCATGAAAGGTTACCTACCAGAGAAGCTTTGGGGAAGAGAGACATGCTTTTAGATCAAAATCCGCAATCTTATCTTGTAACTGATACTAAACATGTACACTGTACCACATAGGAACAAGTTGTACAACCGCATTTACAAAATAGGACTGCGGTCTGATGAATATAAATGTACTTATATACAAAAACCTTTGAAATCAAAGTTTTTAATAATGTGATAACATGTGActgaaaattttaataatggcaatagatcaaaatgaaaaatcatgTACAACAGGACATAGATTGTTGGTTTATAATCATTCTTTGTTGTTGGCACGATCCATTCTTTATCCACCAAGAATAAATTAGTAAACCTCTACTGAAAAACTTGGTGGAAAAACATTCTTGTTTTTTTCTGGTCGAACAAAAGCATTCTTGTTTGAAACTCAAACAAACCGTAACCATGCAAAGAAAGCAGCTGGTGTGAAGAGAAGCAAGCCTATTATTACTTCCTATCCATGTGCAAGTGCTCGAACTGTGGCCCAAAATCTGGTTTTTGTAATCAGTCGCTTAAAATATTGTGCACTCTTTAGGCTAACAGgtaaataaacaacataaaagaaaagaaaagaaaatgtaatTAGTAAGAGCTACAAACTTTAGAGTAAGAACTTATGCAGAAATAAACAGTAATAGAATCTCGCAGAAAAATGGcgatgaaattttttgtttttacaaggGGGTAATTTGAAAATATTCCTGTCATTGGAGATGTTGAACTTACATAATGCAGCGCGTTTCATAAATTTGTTGGTGCTTCCGTTTTCCTTCACAACATTTCAATATAAAGACACTTATTTTATGGTTGGTCATTAGCTATTCTGTCCAAGTTTGTTGGATGAGTAATTGTAACTGAATGCTTtccaaaattaaattgaaaaatggaaCAGAATTGAAGGAGATGGAAGTGGAGCGGTAGTCTAGTAGTCCATGTTGCGAACATTTATTCCATTGACTTGATTCTTTTAAGGCCTTTAGAGACCTCAAAGATTCTGAGCATTTGAACTTAACTAGCTTTAGGATCAGAACTTGAGATGAATTGTTAGTAGTAGTCGAAGACAAAAATTCTTGACAAAACTAAACTTATCTATTTGGTTTTCTTGACAACAtcaactctttctctctttgaACTTATCTTTTTATTGATGTATCATTAAAAGAAGTACACTAGCTACTGATGTGACAACCCTTGTTAAATCAATGAACAAGCAACACTTCCCGCTtgttgaaagaagaagaaaaaaagatgtaAAGGATCTTAACTATTTTCCTCACAAAGGCAGGCATTTTCGATGAGTGAAAGTCGTTGATTGTAATTGTATACTTtcccaaaattaattttaaaaacagaaCAGAATTGGAGAGATGGAGGTAGGATGGACAATTCAACCTCAAATCTCCGAGGTTACAGGAATTACACTATGTTGGGATGCAGGCTTCAGGAGAGTTATGCGCTTTCCTAATTCCCTTTATGTTGTTCAATTATAGGTGAAGAAAACTCCGAGGTTTCATCATCAATATGCAAACCTCTTGGAACTAATTAGAAGTTATAGGAGTGAGATATCTCCATTTACCACATTCTTAGAGAAATAATCTCTTGTGCGGATATTATGAGCCACTACCTTGTCTTTGTTCAATTTACTACAAGTAGGGATTTGGACGAGAACCTGACAACAATTGCCCTGATCAATGAGTTGGCATTGTTTGGTAATAATCATAAATGGGTTTGATTCTGTTCCCTTAGTTTGTAGTTACAATATTGctctttgtttgatttttgttgttgttactaTTAGACTATGTAAATATTGACTCCGATACCATGTTAGAAATATTGGCCGCCGTTATACAGAAAAGGGTATATATACAAAGTTGTGGAGTCATAGTTGACTCTCCAAAATAATGAGCAATTATTTACAATAAACTCTAATGATATCAGAATTTGTTGTAGATGATCCCAGAAAGGGATGTAGTGAGTACTTCTTTTTCATGACCAAGAAGTAGCAACATGCTACACAAATTGGAAATTAGTGCAGCCAACCAATTTCCATTTGCCAGTGGCATTGCATAACCTTTAGTTTGAGCTAGACGTATATACTTATTCTCTCTTCGCTGAGCAACAATCATATCAACATAGATGGAAAAATATAGATGTGCGCATTGAAGAAACCTGAAGAGATGAATGAACACACtaccaaaaatttaaaaaaatgcaattatggaaaaatattaataataaattcaaattagGGATCACCGCAAGAAAATTTTTACAACTTCTACATTGACCAACGACTACCATAAAAGTGTTGAAAATTTTGCGGAGACACAGGGAAGCCAAGACTTGAACTCCTCCATCAAGTCACAACACAATAAGGAAAATGAATATGATTCTGaagaaattttatattatagaGCCTACTTCAAGGCAAGCTGACAAATAAATAACCTCAACAAATTGTTTTGCTGCGTACTTTGGCGGTGTTTACCACGAAGTCGAAGACATTGAAACTTTGATCAAAGAAGTTGAGCTTTGTATGGCCTTATTGTTGCTGATATTTTTGTTATCTGATATCTATAATTTTGTATGAGTTATTGGTTTACTTATTGCCAACCTTCTTCCTTGTGTACTTTCAAAAAATGTCATATCCTTTCCTGTCCTTTTTCTCATCATATTCAGTTCAATCctctaataattttttgttggcaGCAAATACTTCTACTGCTACAGACTCGAACGTGAAGTCAGCTATTGTGGCAAATTTTGATCGGAGATTATTGTAAGAAAGATTACATACTAGATGGGAAATCTTATCTTATAACTGATGCTAAGCATGTACACTGTAGCACATAAGAACAAGTTGTATAACTGCATTTACAAAATGGACTGGACTAGGGTCTGATGagtataaatatacttacaTAAAACATACTAATAATATCTTTCACTAAGTATAAAACATACTAATACAATCATGTACAATAGGACATAGATTGTTGGCGCGATCCCTTCTCTATCCACCAATACGAGAAATTTGTAAACCTCTACGGAAAGCTTTGTTGAAAAGCATTCTTGTTTGAAACTTAGAAACAAATAGGAACAATACCAAGAAAGCTACAGGCGCGAAGAGATGCAAGCCCATTATTGTCACAAATAATGCTTTGATGTCTTTCTCATTGTTattccttatatatatatatatagagagagagagagagagagagagagagagagaggttacAAGGCTTGGTTGATGTTTGTTATGGATTGTTTTCAGTAGAGGCGCCAACAACAAAAGAGAATGAAATCATTGAGATAGATTGTTTGTTATGGACAACATCAACTCCTCCAAAATAGATCaatgagaagaaaattcatgacAAAACTAATCTATTTCGTTTTCTGGAAATCGATCAACTCCTTTTCTCTTTGAACTTATCTTTTATTAATGGTGTATCAATAAAAAGACGTACACTAGCTAATGACATGGAAACCCTTGCTAAAATATGTTCTACCTCATTTGCTTCTCATTGTAAACTCAACACTAGATCagttattgaaaaaagagaggACACATGTCTACATTTAGAAATAATTGCACCAAACTCGGAACATCCTCCATAGAAGATTGAAAACTATCCACCGCTTGCTTATAATCTAGCTGCAAATCACGCACCCATTGAATAGCAGACAACAGACCACAAGCTTCTGCCTCATCCATGGAACAAATGGGCGAGAACCATTCTGTCCCAGCAAGTACAAAACTCCGAGTCTCGTCTCTAACACACATCTCAAAACCTACCCCggtttttattaaaagaaaaataggagTCTATGTTGCATTTTCCTCGCGACATATCAGGTTTTCTCC is from Medicago truncatula cultivar Jemalong A17 chromosome 1, MtrunA17r5.0-ANR, whole genome shotgun sequence and encodes:
- the LOC11435104 gene encoding probable endo-1,3(4)-beta-glucanase ARB_01444; this translates as FKKIRVFLTWSGLFVALSGGETVFGRPFCAEYTLEKEGFGDLLLTVVHPLHLQLLSENDCNNVTVLNDFKYKSIDSELVGVVGCDPWLLKTNSVFVTWHFINGVKEELHYEIVSVPLNDVEGLNSSAITRTSSYFYGKLIARLALIAEEVCFLDVIPKVKKYLKEIIEPWLDGAIKENGFLYDQEWRVVVTKQGCSDSSYDFGSEFYTSRLYHLRYFLDGIVILVNIDPCWGKKYKCRAYSLMQEFMNLSTCSNPNYTHLRCFDLYKFHSWAGGLKEFEKGRYQKGTSEAVIAYYSARLIGLEYGDANVVTTGPTLTALLSIRAQMWWHVREAMNMREENFRPGFWC